One Rhodothermales bacterium genomic window carries:
- a CDS encoding sugar phosphate nucleotidyltransferase, translating to MNHSLKGVVLAGGTGSRLYPLTKVTNKHLLPVGRYPMIYHPLMRMRRAGIREVAIVTSPEHMGDVVNLLGSGRSLGLDLTYRVQDEPGGIAQAMALCEIYTGSDPFLVILGDNILAEDIGDEVKAYREQLARDGGGARILLKQVHDPERYGVPRFEDGRIVEIIEKPADPPSNYSVTGIYFYDAGVYDIIRALKPSARGEYEVSDVSSAYVRQGRLTHGVLKGWWGDAGTLEGWHEANELARELVYEELG from the coding sequence TTGAACCATTCCTTGAAGGGCGTCGTCCTCGCCGGCGGGACCGGCAGCCGGCTCTATCCGCTGACCAAGGTCACGAACAAGCACCTCCTCCCCGTGGGCCGGTACCCGATGATCTACCATCCGTTGATGCGGATGCGCCGCGCCGGCATCCGCGAGGTGGCCATCGTCACCAGCCCCGAACACATGGGCGATGTGGTCAATCTCCTCGGCAGCGGGCGATCGCTCGGACTCGACCTCACCTACCGCGTGCAGGACGAACCCGGCGGCATCGCCCAGGCCATGGCGCTTTGCGAGATCTACACCGGCTCTGACCCTTTTCTGGTGATCCTGGGCGACAATATCCTGGCCGAGGACATCGGCGACGAGGTGAAGGCCTACCGCGAACAGCTCGCCCGGGACGGCGGGGGCGCGCGGATCCTCCTCAAGCAGGTGCACGACCCCGAGCGGTACGGCGTGCCGCGGTTTGAGGACGGCCGCATCGTCGAGATCATCGAAAAGCCGGCCGATCCGCCGAGCAACTACTCCGTCACGGGCATCTACTTCTACGACGCCGGCGTGTACGACATCATCCGCGCCCTCAAGCCGAGTGCGCGGGGCGAATACGAGGTGAGCGACGTGAGCAGCGCGTACGTCCGCCAGGGCCGGCTGACGCACGGCGTCCTGAAGGGCTGGTGGGGCGATGCCGGCACGCTCGAAGGCTGGCACGAGGCCAACGAACTGGCGCGGGAGCTGGTGTATGAGGAGTTGGGGTGA
- a CDS encoding TrpB-like pyridoxal phosphate-dependent enzyme — MAQTKFLLDERRLPTAWYNIMADMPNKPLPPLHPGTREPIGPDALAPLFPMALIMQEVSGDPWIEIPDEVQDIYKKWRPTPLHRAHGLEKALDTPAHIYYKYEGVSPSGSHKPNTAVPQAYYNKQEGVKRITTETGAGQWGSALSFACQLFGIECDVYMVRISYEQKPYRKMMMNAWGANVFASPTNRTQAGRTILAQDPDSPGSLGIAISEAVEEAAMREDTKYSLGSVLNHVLMHQTVIGLEAQEQMEMAGEMPDVVIAPFGGGSNFAGISFPFLRHNLTQGKSIRCIAAEPTSCPKLTRGVFRYDFGDTVGMTPLLPMYTLGHTFVPAKIHAGGLRYHGAGVVVSQLLKDGLIEADAVDQLEAFEAGIAFAKAEGIIPAPEANHGIAVAIKEALAAKEAGEPRVILFNLCGHGNFDMSAYEAYFAGKLERHSLTQDEIDAAVALIDTPEIG, encoded by the coding sequence ATGGCACAGACCAAATTCCTCCTCGACGAGCGACGCCTCCCCACCGCCTGGTACAACATCATGGCGGACATGCCCAACAAGCCGCTTCCCCCCCTCCATCCCGGCACCAGGGAGCCCATCGGCCCGGACGCGCTCGCGCCGCTTTTCCCCATGGCGCTCATCATGCAGGAAGTGAGCGGCGACCCGTGGATCGAGATACCGGACGAGGTGCAGGACATCTACAAGAAATGGCGTCCGACGCCACTGCACCGGGCGCACGGACTCGAGAAGGCGCTCGATACGCCGGCACACATCTATTATAAATACGAAGGCGTCAGCCCCTCGGGCTCGCACAAACCCAACACCGCCGTCCCGCAGGCCTACTACAACAAGCAGGAAGGCGTCAAGCGCATCACGACCGAAACGGGCGCCGGCCAGTGGGGCAGCGCGCTGTCCTTCGCCTGCCAGCTGTTCGGGATCGAATGCGACGTCTACATGGTGCGCATCAGCTACGAGCAAAAGCCCTATCGCAAGATGATGATGAACGCGTGGGGCGCCAACGTCTTCGCCAGCCCGACGAATCGCACGCAGGCCGGCCGCACGATCCTCGCGCAGGACCCCGACAGCCCGGGCAGCCTCGGCATCGCGATCTCGGAGGCCGTCGAGGAGGCCGCCATGCGGGAGGATACCAAATATTCGCTCGGGAGCGTGCTGAACCACGTGCTGATGCACCAGACGGTCATCGGCCTCGAAGCCCAGGAGCAGATGGAGATGGCCGGTGAGATGCCGGACGTCGTCATCGCGCCGTTCGGCGGCGGCAGCAACTTCGCCGGCATCAGCTTCCCCTTCCTGCGCCACAACCTGACGCAAGGCAAGTCGATCCGCTGCATCGCCGCGGAGCCGACGAGCTGCCCGAAGCTCACGCGCGGCGTTTTCCGGTACGACTTCGGCGACACCGTCGGCATGACCCCGCTCCTCCCGATGTACACGCTCGGCCATACCTTCGTGCCGGCGAAGATCCACGCCGGCGGACTCCGCTACCACGGCGCCGGCGTCGTCGTCAGCCAGCTTCTGAAGGATGGCCTGATCGAGGCGGACGCCGTCGACCAGCTCGAAGCCTTCGAGGCCGGCATCGCCTTCGCGAAGGCGGAAGGCATCATCCCGGCACCCGAGGCCAACCACGGCATCGCCGTCGCCATCAAGGAAGCCCTGGCGGCGAAGGAAGCCGGCGAGCCGCGCGTCATCCTGTTCAACCTGTGCGGGCACGGCAACTTCGACATGTCCGCCTACGAAGCCTATTTCGCCGGCAAACTCGAACGCCACTCCCTCACGCAAGACGAGATCGACGCCGCCGTCGCCCTTATCGACACGCCGGAGATTGGATGA